A genomic window from Hyla sarda isolate aHylSar1 chromosome 10, aHylSar1.hap1, whole genome shotgun sequence includes:
- the FAM187B gene encoding protein FAM187B: MWRPMSLVSIAIFLGILVHKSTFALFEDSITLSCPALRPCTIALASRNPVTLKCEGGPKNVHVYWQYLDVSQPHARALTLIQSGGSVSQDEDLDSQEYLKVLDLMSRVELLSGNLKLLSPRVQDTGIYTCWDGGKHLAYYKIDFQDSENIYVSHASLDHKVRPNATVDFGLERSVEVFTVWQDWQACDRCGVMGERKKLGFCYGMVARNSAGMEEPQPCGLIQSRFSQIQLNSTPELRIETCIGACTEVASTNDLIILMVNYRTYLHADALLECPISLIYKPLYWERGNRTFTHLQQLMNNASYILDKKTGGGSLFIPILNKSDEGTYKCYVDHRMVGEFHVMFPKIEDTSKPQQFTMGEYTMIGISIFFVALFVLSVFQSSQATDYTDG, translated from the exons ATGTGGAGACCAATGAGTCTGGTGTCCATCGCTATTTTTTTGGGGATCCTAGTTCATAAGTCCACATTTGCCTTGTTTGAAGACTCCATAACTTTGTCCTGTCCGGCTCTTCGGCCTTGTACAATCGCTTTAGCTTCTCGGAATCCCGTAACTCTAAAATGTGAAGGTGGGCCCAAAAATGTTCATGTGTATTGGCAATACCTTGATGTCTCTCAGCCCCATGCTCGGGCGCTGACCCTTATACAAAGTGGGGGATCAGTGTCCCAAGATGAGGATCTCGACAGCCAAGAATACTTGAAAGTGTTGGATCTGATGTCAAGAGTTGAACTACTATCCGGAAACCTAAAACTTCTGTCTCCGAGGGTGCAGGACACGGGAATCTACACCTGTTGGGATGGGGGGAAACATTTGGCCTATTACAAAATTGATTTCCAGGACTCTGAGAACATTTACGTCTCACATGCCAGTTTGGACCACAAAGTCCGACCTAACGCTACTGTAGACTTTGGCCTGGAGAGATCTGTGGAGGTGTTCACCGTATGGCAGGACTGGCAGGCATGTGATCGGTGTGGGGTGATGGGTGAAAGAAAGAAGCTTGGGTTTTGCTACGGTATGGTTGCTAGAAATTCTGCAGGTATGGAGGAGCCCCAGCCGTGTGGGCTGATACAATCCAGATTTAGTCAAATTCAACTCAATAGCACACCGGAGCTGAGGATTGAGACGTGTATCGGGGCTTGTACTGAAGTCGCATCTACAAATGATCTCATCATTCTCATGGTGAACTATCGCACTTATCTCCATGCCGATGCCTTGTTAGAGTGTCCCATATCTTTGATCTACAA ACCCCTTTACTGGGAACGTGGAAACAGGACTTTCACCCACTTACAGCAACTGATGAACAACGCATCATATATCCTGGACAAGAAGACCGGAGGGGGCTCCTTGTTTATTCCGATCCTCAATAAATCCGATGAGGGCACCTACAAATGTTACGTCGACCATAGGATGGTCGGGGAATTCCATGTGATGTTTCCTAAAATTGAGGACACATCAAAACCCCAACAGTTTACTATGGGGGAGTACACTATGATTGGTATATCTATTTTCTTTGTGGCCCTTTTTGTCCTAAGCGTGTTCCAGTCCAGCCAGGCCACCGACTATACAGATGGTTAG